The genome window TTCATCTTCACCGAAAGCACGTCCGACTTCCAGAGCGTGACTGTGCAGGGGCAGGTTACATTCCGGGTATCCGACCCGAAGAAGATCGCGGCTTTGCTGAACTTTACCCTTGATAATAATACCAAGAATTATATTTCCGACGACCCGCAGAAACTTTCTCAACGGGTCATTACGGTCGTGCAGGTGCTGACCAAGAAATTTATCGAAAATCTCCCCCTGCGCGAGGCTATCCGTTCGAGCGAGCCGATAGCGAGCGGGGTCGCGTCGAGTATCCGCGCGGACAAGGCGATCGGGTCCCTCGGTATCGAGATACTCGGGCTCGCCGTAGTCGCTATCCTGCCCACCGAGGATACGGCGCGCGCTCTCGAGGCCACCGCGCGCGAGCAGATACTCAAGGAAGCCGACGACGCGATCTACACCCGGCGGAATTCCGCGGTCGAGCAGGAACGCAGGATAAAAGAGAACGAGCTGAATACCGAGATCGCGGTCGAGAACAAGAAGCGGCAGATTCTGGAAGCGCAGAAAGAAGCCGAGCGCGCGATCCAGATGAAAGATCACGAGATGAAGCAGGCGGAGATGAATTTTACGATAACAAACGAGGAACGGAAAAAGAAGCTGGTCGAGCTTTCCGCCGATAACGCCCGAAAGCAGGCCGATACCCGCGCCTACGGGGTCTCCGTCGTGCTGAAGGCGGTCGAGGGGATCAAGCCCGAGGTCCTGCAGGTGCTCTCGCAGATGGGTATGGATACCGATAAGCTCATCGCGATGGCGTTCCGGGGTATGGCGGAGAATGCCGAGAAGATCGGCGAACTCAATATTTCTCCCGACCTGCTCAAGGAACTGCTGAATAAGAAAAAATGAAGCGGATTTCCGAACGTAAAATCGTCCTGGTCA of Brevinematales bacterium contains these proteins:
- a CDS encoding SPFH domain-containing protein, giving the protein MLGFRFIKFQPNYYVLKYKKGRVVREGLGLAFNYYSPTTSLVAVPVGSTDTPFIFTESTSDFQSVTVQGQVTFRVSDPKKIAALLNFTLDNNTKNYISDDPQKLSQRVITVVQVLTKKFIENLPLREAIRSSEPIASGVASSIRADKAIGSLGIEILGLAVVAILPTEDTARALEATAREQILKEADDAIYTRRNSAVEQERRIKENELNTEIAVENKKRQILEAQKEAERAIQMKDHEMKQAEMNFTITNEERKKKLVELSADNARKQADTRAYGVSVVLKAVEGIKPEVLQVLSQMGMDTDKLIAMAFRGMAENAEKIGELNISPDLLKELLNKKK